In one window of Micromonospora cathayae DNA:
- a CDS encoding type VII secretion system-associated protein translates to MVTDEPEGHFFLLMDPEWQRRPDEEVPPLRSVVGLWPVTVDGAVGPFRTNPGYVPLRPESPTDPVDALLRLAGRGDARVEQLQLILRDTLVDLAMNGDGRPLVVRSPDDVPCAVVTTATPHQGRVSAPDWRRVELAELVEQLADGVDVLINPGGPAPVRLTGDFLRHTLLLADGELAALHDRFREAETVAVLDWDTADDR, encoded by the coding sequence ATCGTGACCGACGAGCCGGAAGGCCACTTCTTCCTGCTGATGGATCCGGAGTGGCAGCGCCGGCCGGACGAGGAGGTGCCGCCGCTGCGGTCGGTGGTCGGCCTCTGGCCGGTCACCGTGGACGGCGCGGTGGGGCCGTTCCGCACCAACCCCGGGTACGTCCCGCTGCGGCCGGAGTCACCGACCGATCCGGTCGACGCGCTGCTGCGCCTGGCCGGACGCGGCGACGCCCGGGTGGAGCAGTTGCAGCTGATCCTGCGGGACACCCTGGTCGACCTGGCGATGAACGGTGACGGACGGCCGCTGGTGGTCCGCTCCCCCGACGACGTGCCGTGTGCGGTGGTGACCACCGCGACGCCGCACCAGGGCCGGGTGTCCGCACCGGACTGGCGGCGGGTCGAGTTGGCGGAGCTGGTCGAGCAGCTCGCCGACGGGGTGGACGTGCTGATCAACCCGGGTGGCCCAGCTCCGGTCCGGCTGACCGGGGACTTCCTGCGGCACACTTTGCTGCTCGCCGACGGGGAGCTGGCCGCCCTGCACGACCGGTTCCGCGAGGCCGAGACGGTGGCCGTCCTCGACTGGGACACGGCCGACGACCGGTGA
- a CDS encoding type VII secretion system-associated protein: MNTNHDPEAEPDDRKRTMVDQVDSYFLLMDPDWQPAPDDETPDPAALLGLWPVEADGSLGAFRANPDYRPRDADAVADPLDALFRMAVRGQAQAEQIQLVLRDTLFDVALNGDERPLIMRSPDGVPCVVIATSAPQRERVSAPQWRRIDLAELVSLLPDRVDTLFNPAGPVPMRLIGDVVRETLLMSDEEIAEARAVVLAALPPDRGVPVLPWVAGAPTGSAA, from the coding sequence GTGAACACGAACCACGACCCCGAAGCCGAACCCGACGACCGGAAGCGCACGATGGTGGACCAGGTGGACAGCTACTTCCTGCTGATGGACCCGGACTGGCAACCGGCACCCGACGACGAGACGCCCGACCCCGCGGCCCTGCTCGGCCTGTGGCCGGTGGAGGCGGACGGCAGCCTGGGCGCGTTCCGCGCCAACCCGGACTACCGGCCGCGCGACGCCGACGCCGTGGCGGACCCCCTCGACGCGCTGTTCCGGATGGCCGTACGCGGGCAGGCACAGGCGGAGCAGATCCAGTTGGTGCTGCGGGACACCCTGTTCGACGTGGCGCTCAACGGCGACGAGCGGCCACTGATCATGCGGTCCCCCGACGGCGTGCCGTGCGTGGTGATCGCCACCAGCGCGCCGCAGCGGGAGCGGGTCAGCGCGCCGCAGTGGCGGCGGATCGACCTGGCCGAGCTGGTGTCGCTGCTGCCGGACCGGGTGGACACCCTGTTCAACCCGGCCGGCCCGGTGCCCATGCGGCTGATCGGTGACGTGGTCCGGGAGACGCTGCTGATGAGCGACGAGGAGATCGCCGAGGCCCGCGCGGTGGTGCTGGCCGCCCTGCCACCGGACCGGGGCGTCCCGGTCCTGCCGTGGGTCGCCGGTGCGCCGACCGGGTCGGCGGCATGA
- a CDS encoding YrhB domain-containing protein: protein MTAGRAHRADGAEQGAVDADEARRLAGAALRELADPAEPLRLAPGPPAEYPWCWVFPFNTERWYRTRVFADAVLVGPLVVEKDGGRVWQAPSAPPLERWLNGYAAQRGLPAVPVPPPASPW, encoded by the coding sequence ATGACGGCCGGGCGGGCGCACCGAGCCGACGGGGCGGAGCAGGGCGCGGTGGACGCCGACGAGGCCCGCCGGCTGGCCGGGGCGGCACTGCGCGAGCTGGCGGACCCGGCCGAACCGTTGCGGCTGGCACCCGGTCCGCCGGCCGAGTACCCGTGGTGCTGGGTGTTCCCGTTCAACACCGAGCGGTGGTACCGCACGCGGGTGTTCGCCGACGCGGTGCTGGTTGGTCCGCTGGTGGTGGAGAAGGACGGCGGGCGGGTGTGGCAGGCCCCGTCCGCGCCGCCGCTGGAACGCTGGCTGAACGGGTACGCCGCCCAGCGGGGCCTGCCCGCCGTACCTGTCCCCCCGCCGGCGAGCCCGTGGTGA
- a CDS encoding GlcNAc-transferase family protein, whose protein sequence is MSIFVSVAAYRDPELVPTVRDCLAKADRPDELRVVVNWQHLGGEDVSALRADSRVTVLEFDARHSRGVCWARAQIQRHHVDSDWYLQVDSHTRFAPGWDTRLIAMAARTGAAKPILSCYPPTYDPAAEFTGDGEPTLIFLTGWTPDGLPRFGHFRIPDWREATVPVPARFVAAGFLFAPGSFVREVPYDERIYYQGEEINLATRAFTWGYDLFHPVEVLAWHYYIRQDQVRHWMDHRTPGDDYWHKLDRAGRRRVSTLLRYPMTGGFGAGPVRTMADYQAYAGIDFGACTATDETLAGRLPDVGIPGQPRSRMLQRSGRTAAAAFGSVVA, encoded by the coding sequence GTGAGCATCTTCGTGTCGGTCGCGGCGTACCGTGACCCGGAGCTGGTGCCGACGGTGCGGGACTGCCTGGCGAAGGCCGACCGCCCGGACGAGCTGCGCGTCGTGGTCAACTGGCAGCACCTCGGCGGCGAGGACGTGTCGGCGTTGCGGGCCGACTCCCGGGTCACCGTGCTGGAGTTCGACGCCCGGCACAGCCGTGGGGTGTGCTGGGCGCGGGCACAGATCCAACGGCACCACGTGGACTCCGACTGGTACCTCCAGGTGGACAGCCACACCCGGTTCGCGCCCGGCTGGGACACCCGGCTGATCGCCATGGCGGCGCGGACCGGAGCGGCGAAACCGATCCTGAGCTGCTATCCCCCCACCTACGACCCGGCGGCGGAGTTCACCGGTGACGGCGAGCCGACGTTGATCTTCCTCACCGGCTGGACGCCCGACGGGCTGCCCCGGTTCGGGCACTTCCGCATTCCGGACTGGCGGGAGGCGACGGTGCCGGTCCCGGCGCGGTTCGTGGCCGCCGGGTTCCTGTTCGCGCCGGGCTCCTTCGTCCGCGAGGTGCCCTACGACGAGCGCATCTACTACCAGGGTGAGGAGATCAACCTCGCCACCCGCGCCTTCACCTGGGGCTACGACCTGTTCCACCCGGTCGAGGTGCTGGCCTGGCACTACTACATCCGGCAGGACCAGGTCCGGCACTGGATGGACCACCGCACCCCGGGCGACGACTACTGGCACAAACTGGACCGGGCCGGCCGACGTCGGGTGTCCACCCTGCTGCGGTACCCGATGACGGGCGGCTTCGGGGCCGGCCCGGTCCGCACGATGGCCGACTACCAGGCGTACGCGGGCATCGACTTCGGGGCGTGCACCGCGACGGACGAGACGCTGGCCGGGCGGCTACCCGACGTCGGAATCCCTGGTCAACCGAGGTCGAGGATGCTCCAGCGTTCCGGCAGGACGGCTGCTGCGGCCTTCGGGTCGGTCGTCGCGTAG
- a CDS encoding TetR/AcrR family transcriptional regulator — translation MTTADPGAPTPPAAGHQHGRTPQPVWLRTEPTRPRRKPPLVLDRIVDAAVTLLDEQGIEGLTMRGLAQRLDVTATALYWHVKTKDDVLDLAVDRIFGDVPIPEVSGDWREDVRTLTRAWRHTMLRHPWAPGLIGRPMLGPNVLARTEFLQSALTRGGCGGLQLAVATRIVANYVIGASLTEATWHRTADPQARAAARDHITSRADDYPTLHASGHLDDTRWSDDLLFEEGLDGILRAVARTGTPA, via the coding sequence ATGACCACCGCAGACCCGGGCGCGCCCACGCCGCCTGCCGCCGGGCACCAGCACGGCCGCACCCCGCAGCCGGTGTGGCTGCGTACCGAGCCGACGCGGCCACGACGGAAACCGCCGCTGGTCCTCGATCGCATCGTGGACGCGGCGGTGACCCTGCTGGATGAGCAGGGCATCGAGGGCCTGACGATGCGCGGCCTCGCCCAGCGGCTCGACGTGACGGCCACCGCGTTGTACTGGCACGTGAAGACGAAGGACGACGTCCTGGACCTGGCCGTCGACCGGATCTTCGGCGACGTACCGATCCCCGAGGTGAGCGGCGACTGGCGGGAGGACGTCCGTACCCTCACCCGGGCCTGGCGTCACACCATGCTGCGCCACCCCTGGGCACCGGGGCTGATCGGCCGCCCGATGCTCGGTCCCAACGTCCTGGCCCGTACCGAGTTCCTACAGTCGGCGCTGACGCGCGGCGGCTGTGGCGGGCTCCAACTCGCGGTGGCCACCCGGATCGTGGCCAACTACGTCATCGGCGCCTCGCTGACCGAAGCCACCTGGCACCGGACCGCCGACCCGCAGGCGAGAGCGGCGGCCCGCGACCACATCACCAGCCGAGCCGACGACTATCCGACGCTCCACGCCTCCGGCCACCTCGACGACACCCGCTGGAGCGACGACCTGCTCTTCGAGGAGGGACTCGACGGCATCCTCCGGGCAGTGGCCCGGACCGGTACGCCGGCATGA
- a CDS encoding helix-turn-helix domain-containing protein: MISPGRPDSPRDLPIGRRVAQLRARRGMSQQVFADRIGRSKSWVDKVERGVRTLDRLAMIETVAAALGVAPAVLLGRRVPRTPATGTPAAVERVREALADYDGPVGRDWPSSVAELDRQTRYAQTAYRHAHHAQVLRMLPGLLAAARHAGRPTPTADAWPVGPLLVRVYALTAGLLVKLGEPQLAWLAADRAFGTAGGHPRLTGYAAVPLAQAFRALNRGRLALGAATSAVRGLDPTPGRDASPEQLALAGTLLAEAAIAAATSGDPTTAHSLTDRAAHLAATHTDRQYHDDDGFGPIVVDLTRALVAARLGDHQTALDLHRDAAKGDAWQRLPAEHRAAHLIETARTCLDLGDPDAAGRALVAADRIAPAEVRLRPVAHSVLATVVRTGTTPADVACLAAAVGLTRQP, translated from the coding sequence ATGATCTCGCCCGGCCGCCCCGACAGTCCCCGGGACCTGCCCATCGGCCGGCGGGTCGCCCAGCTCCGCGCCCGGCGGGGGATGAGCCAACAGGTCTTCGCCGACCGGATCGGCAGGTCCAAGAGCTGGGTCGACAAGGTCGAACGCGGTGTCCGTACCCTCGACCGGCTTGCCATGATCGAGACGGTGGCCGCCGCCCTCGGTGTCGCCCCGGCGGTGCTGCTCGGTCGCCGCGTTCCCCGAACCCCGGCCACCGGCACCCCCGCCGCCGTCGAACGGGTCCGCGAGGCCCTCGCCGACTACGACGGCCCCGTCGGCCGCGACTGGCCGTCCTCGGTCGCGGAACTCGACCGGCAGACCCGCTACGCCCAGACCGCCTACCGGCACGCCCACCACGCGCAGGTGCTGCGCATGCTGCCCGGCCTGCTCGCCGCCGCCCGGCACGCCGGCCGACCCACCCCGACGGCGGACGCCTGGCCCGTCGGCCCGCTGCTGGTCCGGGTGTACGCGCTCACCGCCGGTCTGCTGGTCAAGCTCGGCGAACCACAGCTCGCCTGGCTCGCCGCCGACCGGGCCTTCGGCACCGCCGGCGGCCATCCCCGCCTCACCGGGTACGCCGCCGTTCCGCTGGCTCAGGCGTTCCGCGCGCTCAACCGGGGCCGCCTGGCCCTGGGCGCGGCCACCAGCGCCGTACGCGGTCTCGACCCGACCCCGGGCCGCGACGCGTCGCCCGAACAGCTTGCCCTGGCCGGCACCCTGCTCGCCGAGGCCGCCATCGCCGCCGCCACCAGCGGCGACCCGACCACCGCCCACAGCCTCACCGACCGTGCCGCTCACCTGGCCGCCACCCACACCGACCGGCAGTACCACGACGACGACGGTTTCGGGCCGATCGTGGTCGACCTGACCCGCGCCCTGGTCGCCGCCCGCCTCGGCGACCACCAGACTGCGCTCGACCTGCACCGCGACGCCGCCAAAGGGGACGCCTGGCAGCGGCTTCCCGCCGAACACCGCGCCGCCCACCTGATCGAGACGGCCCGCACCTGCCTCGACCTTGGTGACCCCGACGCCGCCGGCCGGGCCCTGGTCGCCGCCGACCGAATCGCCCCCGCCGAGGTACGCCTCCGGCCCGTGGCTCACAGTGTGCTCGCCACCGTGGTCCGTACCGGCACCACCCCCGCCGACGTCGCCTGCCTCGCCGCCGCTGTCGGTCTGACCCGCCAACCCTGA
- a CDS encoding WxL protein peptidoglycan domain-containing protein: protein MKNRSWLRVFALLAAVLVGLPALPAGAVRAAPATPSVTWAVQPADRNGPDGRRWVERTLDPGQVVTEHLAVRNFSDAPVVFSLKAADGYLTDKGRFNMLPSHQKSVDGGTWITVQETVTVGPKSTRVVPFTITVPADATPGDHPAGIAATVTSTGGTVAVESRVGFRVLLRATGTVAAALTVTDLTATYRPTWNPFAAGTLQVRYTAVNDGGVAVTGTGRVTAAGLFGLGQRDVRADVEELLPGGRREGGARVGGVWGWGPVRTTVELTPAVRGGDPTGIEIRPGRTTVTVWAVPWAQLALLVLLAALVLAYRGVARRRRRRLALLLARARDEGRQEGREAVRTAGTAVPD, encoded by the coding sequence GTGAAGAACCGGAGTTGGCTGCGGGTGTTCGCCCTGCTGGCCGCCGTGCTCGTCGGGCTGCCGGCCCTGCCGGCCGGGGCGGTCCGGGCGGCACCGGCCACACCGTCGGTGACCTGGGCCGTGCAGCCGGCCGACCGGAACGGCCCGGACGGCCGGCGGTGGGTGGAACGCACCCTCGACCCCGGCCAGGTGGTGACCGAACACCTGGCGGTCCGCAACTTCAGCGACGCCCCGGTGGTCTTCTCCCTCAAGGCCGCCGACGGCTACCTGACCGACAAGGGCCGGTTCAACATGCTGCCGTCCCACCAGAAGTCGGTGGACGGCGGCACCTGGATCACCGTCCAGGAGACGGTGACCGTCGGCCCGAAGTCGACGCGGGTGGTCCCGTTCACCATCACCGTGCCCGCCGACGCCACCCCGGGAGACCATCCGGCCGGCATCGCGGCGACCGTCACCAGCACCGGCGGCACGGTCGCGGTGGAGAGCCGGGTCGGATTCCGGGTGCTGCTGCGGGCCACCGGCACCGTCGCCGCGGCCCTCACGGTCACCGACCTCACCGCCACGTACCGGCCGACGTGGAACCCGTTCGCGGCCGGCACCCTCCAGGTCCGGTACACCGCCGTCAACGACGGCGGCGTCGCGGTGACCGGCACCGGCCGGGTGACCGCCGCCGGGCTGTTCGGCCTGGGCCAACGGGACGTCCGGGCCGACGTCGAGGAACTGCTGCCCGGTGGCCGCCGGGAAGGCGGGGCCCGGGTCGGCGGCGTCTGGGGCTGGGGCCCGGTCCGGACCACCGTCGAACTGACACCGGCCGTACGGGGCGGCGACCCGACCGGCATCGAGATCCGACCGGGCCGGACCACCGTGACGGTGTGGGCGGTCCCCTGGGCGCAACTGGCGCTGCTGGTCCTGCTCGCCGCGCTCGTGCTCGCCTACCGGGGCGTGGCCCGGCGACGTCGGCGGCGACTCGCGCTGCTGCTCGCCCGCGCCCGCGACGAGGGCCGGCAGGAGGGCCGGGAGGCGGTCCGTACCGCCGGCACCGCCGTCCCGGACTGA
- a CDS encoding family 43 glycosylhydrolase, with amino-acid sequence MTQRLRRSARRRVVAFATVGTMLAAALATAAPVQAADTNLVVNGGFEENLTGWFVNNGNATDRATLTLTPDAYSGSGAVRVTDRATTGSGPMQDLSGKVQAGQTYSLNARIRYDNAAGPATKQFFATMHYGASTYTNLVSVTATKGQWAQFAGQFTIPAGQNVSTARLFFETPWTSTPSADPALHLMDFSLDDVSLTGAAPPPPPSKTIEVVGKLPGEHNPLIGHKFGADGFGFVHDGRVYLYLTNDTQGYAPDPVTGISPGINYGQINQITVLSSQDLVNWTDHGEIQVAGPNGVAPFTNNSWAPGMAKKTVNGQEKFFLYYANGGGSSNVITGASPLGPWTSERTSTLIDGRTPGAEDVAWKFDPAPLVDSDGEAYLYFGGGPAATSMPPAERFNNPKNIRAIRLGDDMVSTEGTSAVVDAPVAFEAAQVFKRDGRYYLSYSSHFGGNDFGGPQTPLPGYPGGGQIGYMISDDPMSWPKETYAGVLFPNQSQFFGAGTGGNNHQSVFEFEGKHYFTYHAPTLNKRINGNTTQGYRSPHIQELTFNPDGTIQQVVGTYAGVQQVRDFDPYRVFEAETFGWSKGVATAKTDGGSAQFGTAAPNLVVRDVDAGDWTALSSVDFGAGAGSVTAKVRPLAAGGQIQVRLDQATAPVVATIPVDGPLGQWTELTAQLGGVTGTHDVYFTYTGPANTDLFELDTWTFASATDVEVPVTVGAQVRCVAGKAYVAVQARNDHDGPVDVMLGSAYGERSVSGVAPGANAYQQFASRSVAVPAGSATVRVTGSVDGRAVTTVRESTYPATNCGT; translated from the coding sequence GTGACCCAGCGCCTGCGAAGGTCGGCCCGACGACGGGTCGTCGCCTTCGCCACGGTCGGCACCATGCTCGCCGCGGCACTCGCCACGGCGGCACCGGTCCAGGCCGCCGACACCAACCTCGTCGTCAACGGCGGCTTCGAGGAGAACCTGACCGGCTGGTTCGTCAACAACGGCAACGCGACCGACCGGGCCACCCTCACCCTCACCCCGGACGCCTACTCCGGGTCCGGCGCGGTCCGCGTCACCGACCGGGCGACCACCGGCTCCGGACCGATGCAGGACCTCTCCGGCAAGGTCCAGGCCGGGCAGACCTACTCCCTCAACGCCCGGATCAGGTACGACAACGCGGCCGGCCCGGCGACGAAGCAGTTCTTCGCCACCATGCACTACGGCGCGTCCACCTACACCAACCTGGTCAGCGTGACCGCGACCAAGGGCCAGTGGGCCCAGTTCGCCGGCCAGTTCACCATCCCGGCCGGGCAGAACGTCTCCACCGCCCGGCTGTTCTTCGAGACGCCGTGGACCAGCACCCCGTCCGCGGACCCGGCCCTGCACCTGATGGACTTCAGCCTCGACGACGTGTCGTTGACCGGTGCCGCGCCGCCCCCGCCGCCGTCGAAGACCATCGAGGTCGTCGGCAAGCTGCCCGGCGAACACAACCCGTTGATCGGGCACAAGTTCGGCGCGGACGGCTTCGGCTTCGTGCACGACGGCCGGGTGTACCTGTACCTGACCAACGACACCCAGGGGTACGCCCCGGACCCGGTCACCGGAATCTCGCCGGGGATCAACTACGGCCAGATCAACCAGATCACCGTGCTCTCCTCGCAGGACCTGGTCAACTGGACCGACCACGGTGAGATCCAGGTCGCCGGCCCGAACGGTGTCGCGCCGTTCACCAACAACTCGTGGGCCCCCGGCATGGCCAAGAAGACGGTGAACGGGCAGGAGAAGTTCTTCCTGTACTACGCCAACGGCGGCGGATCGAGCAACGTGATCACCGGCGCGTCCCCGCTCGGACCGTGGACCAGCGAGCGCACCAGCACCCTGATCGACGGCCGTACCCCCGGTGCCGAGGACGTCGCGTGGAAGTTCGACCCGGCGCCGCTGGTGGACTCCGACGGTGAGGCGTACCTCTACTTCGGTGGCGGTCCCGCCGCGACCAGCATGCCGCCGGCGGAGCGCTTCAACAACCCGAAGAACATCCGGGCCATCCGGCTGGGCGACGACATGGTCTCCACCGAGGGCACCTCGGCCGTGGTGGACGCCCCGGTCGCGTTCGAGGCGGCCCAGGTGTTCAAGCGGGACGGCCGGTACTACCTGTCGTACTCCTCGCACTTCGGCGGCAACGACTTCGGCGGCCCCCAGACCCCGCTGCCGGGCTACCCGGGCGGCGGTCAGATCGGCTACATGATCTCCGACGACCCGATGTCCTGGCCGAAGGAGACCTACGCGGGCGTGCTGTTCCCGAACCAGTCGCAGTTCTTCGGTGCCGGCACCGGCGGCAACAACCACCAGTCGGTGTTCGAGTTCGAGGGGAAGCACTACTTCACGTACCACGCCCCGACCCTGAACAAGCGGATCAACGGCAACACCACCCAGGGCTACCGCAGCCCGCACATCCAGGAACTGACCTTCAACCCGGACGGCACCATCCAGCAGGTCGTCGGCACCTACGCCGGCGTCCAGCAGGTCCGCGACTTCGACCCGTACCGGGTGTTCGAGGCCGAGACGTTCGGCTGGAGCAAGGGCGTCGCCACCGCGAAGACCGACGGCGGGTCCGCCCAGTTCGGCACCGCCGCCCCGAACCTGGTGGTACGGGACGTCGACGCCGGTGACTGGACGGCGCTGTCGTCGGTGGACTTCGGGGCCGGGGCCGGCAGCGTGACGGCGAAGGTGCGTCCGCTGGCCGCCGGCGGCCAGATCCAGGTCCGCCTCGACCAGGCCACCGCGCCGGTGGTGGCGACCATCCCGGTCGACGGGCCGCTCGGCCAGTGGACCGAACTGACCGCCCAGCTCGGCGGCGTCACCGGCACGCACGACGTGTACTTCACCTACACCGGCCCGGCGAACACCGACCTGTTCGAACTGGACACCTGGACCTTCGCGTCCGCCACCGACGTCGAGGTGCCGGTGACGGTCGGCGCGCAGGTGCGGTGTGTGGCCGGTAAGGCGTACGTGGCGGTGCAGGCGCGTAACGATCATGACGGTCCGGTGGACGTGATGCTCGGGTCGGCGTACGGCGAGCGGTCGGTGTCGGGTGTCGCGCCGGGGGCGAACGCGTACCAGCAGTTCGCGTCGCGGTCGGTGGCGGTGCCGGCGGGTTCGGCGACGGTGCGGGTGACCGGGTCGGTGGACGGCCGGGCCGTGACGACCGTCCGGGAGAGCACGTACCCCGCCACCAACTGCGGCACCTGA